A DNA window from Arachis hypogaea cultivar Tifrunner chromosome 18, arahy.Tifrunner.gnm2.J5K5, whole genome shotgun sequence contains the following coding sequences:
- the LOC112771331 gene encoding G-type lectin S-receptor-like serine/threonine-protein kinase At4g27290 codes for MDNQDNQSLKKNHLPLFLLLLSEILLFSQHVSSETHSISMSQQLPEGKTLVSQGGSFEFGFFSPGSSENRYLGIWYHNIPVRTVVWVANRANPVKEKSSMLHINNEGNLDLVNQNGSVIWSAKSTKKAQSPILQLLDSGNLVLRDETDQDPEQFLWQSFDYPCDTLLPGMKLGWDLKTGLERRVTAWKNWDDPSPGDFSWSISIVGVPQVMMWKGSDEFYRGGPWIGIGFSGAQELKTNPLFEFKFVSNNDEVYYTFNLTNKSMISRVVMNQTLLTRQRYIWIQDAKSWRLYASVPRDNCDSYSLCGPNSNCIIGDSPVCQCLTGFEPKSQQSWDMMDWTQGCILTDKLSCNDTSKDGFMKFSGLKYPDTSHSWVNQSMNLNQCRDKCLKNCSCKAYANSDVRGEGSGCLMWFSELQDIRQFSGGGGQDVYIRMKSSAIGRRGHNMKLAVISISLASVIVVSLVLYFIGKRIISLRAKNTEKKLLVEKHDDEGDKEDLELPIFDLATIVKATGDFSFSNKLGEGGFGTVYMGTLADGQEIAVKRLSRSSGQGLNEFKNEVILIAKLQHRNLVKLLGCCIQGDEKMLVYEYMPNKSLDSIIFDHAKSKVLDWSKRFNIICGVARGLLYLHQDSRLRIIHRDLKASNVLLDSELNPKISDFGMAKTCGGDQTEGNTNRVVGTYGYMAPEYAIHGLFSVKSDVFSYGVLLLEIVSGKKNRGFSQSKNYINLIGHAWILWKENRPLELIDPCMENSCDLSEALRCIHISLLCVQQNPEDRPTMSNVVVMLGSEGPLSQPKEPAFLTEKYSFEVDSSSKQISSSTNEISVTMLEPR; via the exons ATGGATAATCAGGACAATCAAAGTTTGAAGAAGAATCATCTTCCACTATTCTTGCTTCTTCTCAGTGAGATTCTCTTGTTCTCTCAACATGTCTCAAGTGAAACTCATTCAATTTCCATGTCTCAGCAACTTCCTGAAGGGAAAACCTTGGTTTCACAAGGTGGAAGCTTTGAATTTGGTTTCTTCAGCCCCGGAAGTTCTGAAAACCGTTACTTGGGGATATGGTACCATAATATTCCAGTAAGAACAGTTGTTTGGGTTGCAAATAGAGCCAACCCTGTCAAAGAAAAATCTAGCATGCTGCATATAAACAATGAGGGAAATCTTGATCTAGTTAACCAAAATGGCAGTGTAATTTGGTCAGCAAAGTCAACAAAGAAGGCGCAGAGTCCAATTCTTCAGCTCTTAGATTCCGGGAATCTAGTTCTGAGAGATGAAACTGACCAAGATCCTGAACAATTTCTATGGCAAAGCTTTGATTACCCTTGTGACACACTCTTGCCAGGAATGAAGCTAGGATGGGACCTTAAAACTGGTCTAGAGAGGCGTGTAACGGCTTGGAAGAATTGGGATGATCCATCACCAGGTGACTTTTCTTGGAGTATCTCAATTGTAGGTGTTCCTCAAGTTATGATGTGGAAAGGCTCTGATGAATTCTATCGTGGCGGTCCATGGATTGGTATTGGATTCAGCGGTGCGCAGGAGTTGAAGACTAATCCGCTTTTCGAGTTCAAGTTTGTATCCAACAATGATGAAGTTTACTACACATTCAATCTCACAAATAAGTCTATGATTTCAAGGGTTGTTATGAACCAAACATTGCTTACTCGCCAGCGATATATTTGGATTCAAGATGCCAAATCTTGGAGGCTATATGCTTCTGTGCCTAGAGATAACTGTGACTCTTATAGTCTCTGTGGTCCTAATTCAAATTGTATCATAGGTGATTCGCCAGTGTGCCAGTGTTTGACAGGTTTTGAGCCTAAATCGCAGCAGAGTTGGGACATGATGGATTGGACTCAAGGATGCATACTTACTGACAAATTGAGCTGTAATGATACCAGCAAAGATGGGTTTATGAAATTCAGTGGATTGAAGTATCCAGATACTTCACATTCTTGGGTCAATCAGAGTATGAATCTTAATCAATGCAGGGATAAATGCTTGAAGAATTGTTCCTGTAAAGCGTATGCGAATTCGGATGTTAGAGGAGAAGGTAGTGGCTGTTTAATGTGGTTCAGTGAGCTCCAAGATATTCGACAGTTTTCTGGTGGTGGTGGTCAAGATGTTTATATTCGAATGAAAAGCTCGGCGATAG GTAGGAGAGGTCATAACATGAAGTTGGCAGTGATATCAATCAGCCTTGCCTCAGTAATTGTGGTGTCTCTGGTTTTGTACTTTATAGGCAAGAGAATCATAAGCTTAAGAG CtaagaacacagagaagaagTTATTGGTGGAGAAACATGATGATGAAGGTGATAAAGAAGATCTAGAGCTTCCAATCTTTGATCTTGCTACAATTGTCAAAGCAACTGGTGACTTCTCATTCAGCAATAAACTTGGAGAAGGTGGATTCGGAACCGTATACATG GGTACCTTAGCAGATGGACAAGAAATTGCTGTGAAGAGACTCTCACGGAGTTCTGGACAAGGATTGAATGAATTTAAGAATGAAGTGATATTGATTGCTAAACTTCAGCATCGAAATCTTGTTAAGCTTCTTGGATGCTGTATTCAAGGAGATGAGAAGATGCTTGTCTATGAATACATGCCTAACAAAAGCCTAGACTCTATTATCTTTG ATCATGCCAAAAGTAAAGTTTTAGATTGGTCTAAGCGCTTCAACATCATTTGCGGAGTTGCACGAGGACTGCTTTATCTTCATCAAGATTCTAGGTTAAGGATAATACATAGAGATCTTAAAGCGAGTAATGTGTTACTTGACAGCGAGTTGAATCCCAAAATATCCGATTTCGGCATGGCTAAAACTTGTGGAGGTGATCAAACAGAAGGAAATACAAATAGGGTGGTTGGAACATA CGGCTACATGGCACCTGAATATGCTATTCATGGACTATTCTCAGTCAAATCCGATGTCTTTAGCTATGGCGTATTACTTTTGGAGATAGTAAGTGGTAAAAAGAACAGAGGATTTTCTCAATCAAAGAACTATATAAACCTTATCGGACAT GCATGGATACTGTGGAAAGAAAACAGGCCACTAGAGTTGATTGATCCTTGCATGGAGAATTCATGTGATTTATCAGAAGCATTGCGTTGCATCCACATAAGTCTTCTATGTGTGCAACAGAACCCTGAAGATAGGCCAACAATGTCAAATGTGGTTGTGATGCTAGGAAGTGAGGGTCCCTTGTCCCAACCTAAGGAACCTGCTTTCCTCACTGAGAAGTACTCTTTTGAAGTAGATTCTTCTAGCAAACAAATATCTTCTTCTACCAATGAAATCAGTGTCACGATGTTAGAGCCTCGTTAG
- the LOC112771332 gene encoding calcium-binding protein PBP1: MAAQNSQTQFQDYLPFMANKLGGDGLIDELCNGFNLLKDSDKGVITFESLKKNSALLGLQGLSDEDLKSMVLEGDFDGDGALNQMEFCVLMFRLSPELMEGSKLWLDHVLQQELQDYSF; encoded by the coding sequence ATGGCTGCACAAAACTCTCAGACTCAGTTCCAAGACTACTTGCCCTTCATGGCCAACAAGCTTGGTGGGGATGGCCTAATTGATGAGCTATGCAACGGTTTCAATCTCTTGAAGGATTCAGATAAAGGGGTTATAACGTTTGAGAGCCTCAAGAAGAATTCAGCTTTGCTTGGCCTTCAAGGGTTGAGTGATGAGGACCTTAAGTCAATGGTCTTGGAAGGGGACTTTGATGGTGATGGTGCACTCAACCAGATGGAGTTCTGTGTTTTGATGTTCAGATTGAGCCCTGAACTCATGGAAGGTTCAAAGTTGTGGCTCGACCATGTTCTTCAACAAGAACTCCAAGAttattctttctaa
- the LOC112772385 gene encoding G-type lectin S-receptor-like serine/threonine-protein kinase At4g27290 yields the protein MMNNLPFLFVITGMVLHFFFLRDVSSATDSISMVQPLHEGNTLVSSNGTFEMGFFSPGSSSNHYLGIWYKILPLKTVVWVANRSNPVKDNTSILHINNQGILQLVNKNGTVFWSTNSTTKMNLSNPIAQLLDSGNLVIRDENDQDSKNYYVWQSFDYPCDTLLPGMKLGWDLKTGLERRLTAWKNWDDPSPGNLSWGISLEGFPQGIFLKGSKEYYRVGPWIGLRFSGTPELKPNNLFSYKFVSNENEVYFVYKYNLEKKSLLLRLVMNETLGNRHGYMWNDGSSGWTEFSSHSPREACDLYNHCGPNAYCSIISGYSTCQCLKGFKQKSSQNWTEGCSSSLLDEQSRCNMDNKTGSQRDDKNGFSKVGGMKYPDTRRSWVNESMKNLDECRDKCRENCSCMAYANSDIREGGSGCLMWFGVLDDIKEFSDGGADIYIRTIIDGKEGHKKKKVGLIVIGTSASVLVVVLIFGYIGQRIINCRVKKNNDAYEDYLDLPIFDLATIAKATEDFSISNKLGKGGFGTVYKGTLVDGQNIAVKRLLQGSNSGQGLTEFMNEVLLIAKLQHRNLVKLLGCCIQDGEKMLVYEYMPNKSLDNFIFGHKDGRVILDWPNRFNIICGIARGLLYLHQDSRLRIIHRDLKASNVLLDKELNPKISDFGMAKSFGGNQTEGNTSRIVGTYGYMAPEYAIYGLFSIKSDIFSFGVLILEIVSGRKNRMISRENEDANLIAQAWILWKEKKALDFIDSCMENSYVELEALRCIHIGLLCVQQNPEDRPNMSNVVMMLGSEVALPQPKEPSFLTETSLLQAVDSSSYQQCISTNEISVTVLEAR from the exons ATGATGAACAATCTTCCATTTCTCTTCGTCATTACAGGGATGgttcttcattttttctttcttcgtGATGTCTCAAGCGCAACGGATTCAATATCTATGGTTCAGCCTCTTCATGAAGGAAACACATTGGTTTCTAGTAATGGAACCTTTGAAATGGGGTTTTTCAGCCCAGGAAGTTCTTCAAACCATTACTTAGGTATTTGGTACAAGATTCTCCCGTTGAAAACCGTTGTTTGGGTTGCAAATAGATCCAACCCTGTCAAAGACAACACTAGCATACTCCACATAAACAACCAAGGGATTCTTCAACTTGTCAACAAGAACGGAACCGTCTTTTGGTCTACAAACTCCACCACAAAGATGAACCTTTCGAATCCGATTGCTCAGCTCTTAGATTCTGGAAATCTTGTTATTAGAGATGAGAATGACCAAGATTCCAAGAACTACTACGTCTGGCAAAGCTTTGATTATCCTTGTGATACACTCTTACCGGGGATGAAGCTCGGTTGGGATCTTAAAACCGGTCTTGAACGGCGGTTAACTGCTTGGAAGAATTGGGACGATCCCTCGCCGGGGAATCTTTCTTGGGGAATCTCGCTTGAGGGTTTTCCCCAAGGAATATTCTTGAAGGGCTCGAAAGAGTACTACCGTGTCGGTCCATGGATTGGTCTTCGTTTCAGTGGAACACCTGAATTGAAGCCCAATAACCTTTTTAGTTATAAATTCGTGTCGAACGAAAATGAAGTGTATTTTGTGTATAAGTATAATCTTGAAAAAAAGTCCCTTTTACTGAGACTCGTCATGAACGAAACCTTAGGTAACAGACACGGCTACATGTGGAACGATGGATCTTCGGGTTGGACGGAATTTTCTTCCCATTCGCCGAGAGAAGCGTGTGATCTCTATAATCACTGTGGTCCAAATGCGTATTGCAGCATCATAAGTGGCTATTCAACGTGCCAGTGTCTGAAGGGGTTCAAGCAAAAGTCATCACAAAACTGGACTGAAGGatgttcttcttcattgcttgATGAGCAATCGAGATGCAACATGGATAATAAGACGGGTAGTCAGAGAGATGATAAGAATGGGTTTTCTAAAGTTGGAGGAATGAAATACCCAGATACTCGGCGTTCTTGGGTGAATGAGAGTATGAAGAATCTTGATGAATGCAGGGATAAATGCAGAGAGAATTGTTCGTGTATGGCTTATGCAAACTCAGATATTAGAGAAGGTGGTAGTGGCTGTTTGATGTGGTTCGGTGTTCTCGACGATATCAAAGAGTTTTCTGATGGCGGTGCTGATATATACATTCGAACGATCATCG ATGGGAAGGAAGGGCACAAAAAGAAGAAGGTAGGACTGATAGTCATCGGTACCAGTGCCTCTGTTCTTGTGGTGGTTCTGATTTTTGGTTACATTGGCCAGAGAATAATAAACTGCAGAG TTAAGAAGAATAATGATGCATATGAAGACTACTTGGATCTTCCTATCTTTGACCTTGCTACAATTGCAAAAGCAACTGAAGACTTTTCCATTAGTAATAAACTTGGAAAAGGTGGATTTGGGACTGTATATAAG GGAACTCTAGTTGATGGACAAAATATTGCTGTGAAGAGACTTTTACAGGGATCTAATTCTGGACAAGGGTTGACAGAATTTATGAATGAAGTTTTATTAATTGCTAAACTTCAACATCGCAATTTAGTGAAGCTTCTTGGTTGTTGCATTCAAGATGGAGAAAAGATGCTTGTCTATGAATACATGCCCAATAAGAGCCTAGACAATTTTATCTTCG GTCACAAGGATGGTAGAGTTATTTTAGATTGGCCTAACCGCTTCAACATTATATGTGGAATTGCTCGAGGATTACTTTATCTTCATCAAGATTCTCGACTAAGGATTATACATAGAGATCTCAAAGCTAGCAATGTATTGCTTGACAAAGAGTTAAATCCTAAAATTTCTGATTTTGGGATGGCGAAATCATTTGGAGGAAATCAAACAGAAGGAAATACAAGTAGGATTGTTGGAACATA tGGTTATATGGCTCCTGAATATGCTATTTACGGATTATTCTCAATAAAATCTGATATATTTAGCTTTGGAGTATTAATTTTGGAAATAGTAAGTGGAAGAAAGAATAGAATGATTTCTCGTGAAAATGAAGATGCAAATCTTATTGCACAa GCTTGGATATTATGGAAAGAAAAGAAGGCTCTAGACTTCATTGATTCATGCATGGAGAATTCTTATGTTGAATTAGAAGCATTGCGTTGCATCCACATCGGTCTCCTATGTGTGCAACAAAATCCTGAGGATAGACCAAATATGTCAAATGTGGTTATGATGTTGGGTAGTGAGGTTGCCTTGCCCCAACCTAAGGAGCCTTCTTTCCTCACTGAGACTTCTCTTCTTCAAGCAGTTGATTCTTCGAGCTACCAACAATGTATTTCAACTAATGAAATAAGTGTCACAGTATTGGAAGCCCGATAA